Proteins co-encoded in one Sulfuricaulis limicola genomic window:
- a CDS encoding NAD-dependent epimerase — MKILITGVAGFIGSALALRLLERGDSVYGIDNMNNYYDVHLKEARLKRTIDHHKFRFEKLDIVNRKGMAELFRREKFDAVMHLAAQAGVRYSITNPDAYVDANLVGFGNILEGCRHNGVKHLVFASSSSVYGANTRLPFSEHDNVDHPVSLYAATKKANELMAHSYAHLYQMPCTGLRFFTVYGPWGRPDMALFKFTKGILEGTPIPVFNHGKMIRDFTYIDDIVEGVIRVIDHAARPDPAWTGGAPDPATSYAPYRIYNIGNNQPVELMRYIEVLEKSLGKKAKLEMLPMQDGDVPATSANVDSLGKDVGFRPRTSVEHGIGRFVEWYKSYHGVA, encoded by the coding sequence ATGAAAATCCTCATTACAGGAGTCGCCGGGTTTATCGGTTCCGCGCTTGCGCTCAGGCTGCTGGAGCGCGGCGATTCCGTGTATGGAATCGATAACATGAACAATTATTATGACGTGCATCTCAAGGAGGCCCGTCTCAAGCGCACCATCGATCATCACAAGTTCCGGTTTGAGAAGCTGGATATCGTCAACCGGAAGGGGATGGCCGAATTGTTCCGCAGGGAGAAATTCGATGCCGTCATGCATCTGGCGGCGCAGGCCGGGGTGCGCTATTCGATTACCAATCCGGACGCGTACGTTGACGCCAATCTGGTCGGCTTCGGCAATATCCTGGAAGGCTGCCGGCACAATGGCGTGAAGCACCTGGTATTCGCCTCTTCGAGCTCGGTCTATGGCGCCAATACCAGGTTGCCGTTTTCCGAGCACGACAACGTGGATCACCCCGTTTCCCTGTACGCGGCCACGAAGAAGGCGAACGAGTTGATGGCGCATTCTTATGCGCACCTGTACCAGATGCCATGCACAGGATTGAGGTTCTTCACGGTTTATGGCCCCTGGGGCCGGCCGGACATGGCGCTGTTCAAATTCACCAAGGGCATACTCGAAGGAACGCCCATCCCCGTGTTCAATCACGGCAAGATGATCCGGGATTTCACTTATATCGATGACATCGTGGAGGGAGTAATCCGCGTGATAGACCATGCGGCCCGTCCTGATCCCGCATGGACTGGTGGCGCACCCGATCCAGCCACGAGTTATGCGCCTTACCGTATCTATAATATTGGCAATAATCAGCCGGTCGAGCTGATGCGTTACATCGAGGTGCTGGAAAAATCCCTGGGCAAGAAGGCCAAACTGGAAATGCTGCCGATGCAGGATGGGGACGTGCCGGCGACCTCGGCCAATGTCGACAGCCTCGGCAAGGACGTCGGTTTCCGTCCACGCACCTCCGTCGAGCATGGAATCGGCCGCTTTGTGGAGTGGTACAAGTCCTATCACGGCGTTGCCTGA
- a CDS encoding mannose-1-phosphate guanylyltransferase/mannose-6-phosphate isomerase: MKINPVILSGGSGTRLWPLSREHYPKQLLCLLGEQTLLQQTVSRLDGAGNVAAPLLVCNEEHRFLIAEQLRQMGKPPADIILEPIGRNTAPALTLAALALLKHSPDDALMLVMPADHVIQHTAKFHDAVKEGAALAEKGRLVTFGIVPGGPETGYGYIKRGKGNDVEAFVEKPDAGTAAQYVASGEYLWNSGMFLMLASAWLEELNRFHPAMLETCKAAYDGGKRDADFYRVDRQAFGSCQSNSIDYAVMEETERAAVVALDAGWSDIGAWSSLWDASAHDAEGNVVQGDVYMHATRNALLISQHRFVAAVGLDDIIVVETPDAVLVAHKNHAQDVKEVVNRLKSDKRSEYQTHRRVYRPWGTYEGVDAGARFQVKRLVVNPGASLSLQMHHHRAEHWIVVKGTARVTRGDEVFMLTENQSTYIPLGTTHRLENPGNIPLEIIEVQSGSYLGEDDIVRFEDKYNRTK, translated from the coding sequence ATGAAAATCAATCCCGTCATTCTGTCCGGTGGTTCCGGGACGCGGCTGTGGCCGCTTTCGCGCGAACACTATCCGAAACAATTGTTGTGCCTGCTGGGCGAACAGACGCTGTTGCAGCAGACGGTTTCGCGCCTCGACGGGGCGGGAAACGTGGCGGCACCACTGCTGGTCTGTAACGAAGAACACCGTTTCCTGATCGCGGAACAGTTGCGGCAGATGGGGAAGCCGCCGGCGGACATCATCCTGGAGCCGATCGGGCGCAACACCGCCCCGGCCCTGACGCTCGCGGCGCTGGCGCTGCTGAAGCACTCGCCCGATGACGCCTTGATGCTGGTGATGCCGGCGGATCATGTCATCCAGCACACGGCGAAATTCCATGACGCAGTGAAAGAGGGCGCCGCCCTGGCGGAAAAGGGACGGCTGGTGACTTTTGGCATAGTTCCCGGCGGGCCCGAAACCGGGTATGGATACATCAAGCGCGGAAAGGGCAACGACGTGGAAGCGTTCGTGGAAAAGCCGGATGCCGGGACCGCCGCGCAGTATGTAGCCTCGGGAGAGTATTTGTGGAACAGCGGCATGTTTCTGATGCTTGCTTCCGCATGGCTCGAGGAGCTCAACCGTTTCCATCCGGCGATGCTGGAGACATGCAAGGCCGCCTACGACGGCGGGAAACGCGACGCCGATTTCTACCGGGTCGACCGGCAGGCCTTCGGCAGTTGCCAGTCGAATTCCATCGATTACGCCGTCATGGAAGAAACAGAAAGGGCGGCCGTCGTGGCGCTGGACGCGGGCTGGTCGGATATCGGCGCCTGGTCGTCCCTGTGGGACGCCTCGGCTCACGATGCAGAGGGAAATGTCGTGCAAGGAGATGTGTATATGCACGCGACCCGGAATGCCCTGTTGATTTCACAGCACCGTTTTGTCGCCGCCGTCGGGCTTGATGACATCATCGTGGTGGAAACCCCCGACGCCGTGCTGGTGGCGCACAAAAACCATGCTCAGGACGTGAAGGAAGTCGTGAATCGGCTGAAAAGCGACAAACGCAGCGAATACCAGACCCACCGGCGGGTGTATCGCCCGTGGGGAACTTATGAGGGAGTCGACGCCGGTGCGCGCTTTCAGGTGAAACGCCTGGTGGTGAATCCCGGCGCATCCTTGTCGCTGCAGATGCATCACCACCGCGCCGAGCACTGGATCGTGGTCAAGGGCACAGCCCGGGTGACGCGGGGCGACGAGGTATTCATGCTTACGGAGAATCAGTCCACCTACATTCCATTGGGCACGACGCACCGGCTGGAAAATCCCGGGAATATCCCGCTCGAGATCATCGAGGTGCAATCCGGGAGCTATCTCGGCGAAGACGACATCGTGCGATTTGAAGACAAATACAACCGGACGAAATGA
- the gmd gene encoding GDP-mannose 4,6-dehydratase — MAKKALITGITGQDGAYLAEFLLKKGYEVHGIKRRTSLFNTDRIDHLYQDPHVKARQFILHYGDMTDSSSLIRIVQQVQPDEIYNLAAQSHVAVSFEEPEYTADSDALGALRLLEAIRILGLEKKARFYQASTSELYGKVQEIPQRETTPFYPRSPYAVAKLYAYWITVNYREAYGMYACNGILFNHESPVRGETFVTRKITRAMARIKLGLQDCLYLGNMNAKRDWGHARDYVEAQWLVLQQKNPEDFVIATGEQYSVRDFVNAVARELGIVLEWRGKGVKETGIVSQVDGSGKNGPKKGHAIVRVDPRYFRPTEVETLLGDASKARKKLGWKPKIKFRELVAEMVREDLKAAERDELVKRHGYSAYNYHE, encoded by the coding sequence ATGGCGAAGAAAGCACTGATCACCGGTATTACCGGCCAGGATGGCGCCTATCTGGCAGAATTCCTGCTCAAGAAGGGTTACGAGGTCCATGGCATCAAGCGCCGCACCTCGCTGTTCAACACCGACCGCATCGATCACCTGTATCAGGACCCGCACGTCAAGGCGCGCCAGTTTATCCTGCACTACGGCGACATGACCGATTCCAGCAGCCTGATCCGTATCGTGCAGCAGGTTCAGCCCGACGAGATTTACAATCTCGCGGCCCAGAGTCATGTGGCCGTGTCATTCGAAGAACCGGAATATACGGCCGATTCGGACGCCCTGGGTGCGTTGCGCCTGCTGGAGGCCATCCGCATCCTGGGCCTGGAAAAGAAAGCGCGTTTTTATCAGGCCTCGACCTCCGAGCTGTACGGCAAGGTGCAGGAAATTCCCCAGCGCGAGACCACGCCGTTTTATCCCCGTTCGCCTTATGCCGTGGCCAAACTCTATGCCTACTGGATCACGGTGAACTACCGTGAGGCCTACGGCATGTACGCCTGCAACGGAATCCTGTTCAACCATGAATCGCCCGTGCGTGGCGAGACCTTCGTGACCCGGAAGATCACGCGCGCCATGGCACGCATCAAGCTCGGACTGCAGGACTGCCTGTACCTTGGCAACATGAACGCCAAGCGCGACTGGGGCCATGCGCGCGATTACGTCGAGGCGCAGTGGCTGGTGCTGCAGCAGAAAAACCCGGAAGATTTTGTCATCGCCACCGGGGAGCAATACAGCGTGCGGGATTTCGTCAATGCCGTCGCCAGGGAACTCGGCATCGTTCTCGAATGGCGCGGCAAGGGCGTGAAGGAGACCGGCATCGTCAGCCAGGTGGACGGCAGCGGGAAGAACGGACCCAAAAAAGGTCATGCCATCGTCCGCGTCGATCCGCGCTACTTCCGTCCCACGGAGGTTGAAACGCTGCTCGGCGACGCATCAAAGGCGCGCAAGAAGCTTGGCTGGAAACCGAAAATCAAATTCAGGGAACTGGTGGCGGAAATGGTGCGCGAAGACCTGAAGGCGGCGGAACGTGACGAGCTGGTCAAACGGCACGGCTATTCCGCTTACAATTATCACGAATAA
- a CDS encoding GDP-L-fucose synthase family protein, which translates to MKPDSKIYVAGHRGLVGSALMRRLIAGGYSNIVTRTHAELDLTNQPSVKQFFEAERPEYVFLAAAKVGGIHANNTYRADFIYQNLMIESNIIHASCRQGVKKLMFLGSSCIYPKFSPQPMKEEHLLTGLLEPTNEPYAIAKIAGIKMCDAYNRQYGTNFMSAMPTNLYGPGDNYDPQNSHVLPALIYRMHKARMEGAKEVVVWGSGLPKREFLFSDDAADACVYLMEKYNASEIGEFVNIGVGKEIAIHELAELIADVVGFQGELVFDKSKPDGTPRKLLDVSRMRALGWQAATDFREGITRAYTDYRKNVFKAV; encoded by the coding sequence ATGAAACCGGACAGCAAGATTTATGTCGCCGGCCACCGCGGCCTGGTCGGTTCGGCGCTCATGCGCCGGCTTATCGCCGGCGGTTATAGCAACATCGTCACGCGAACACACGCCGAGCTGGACCTGACCAACCAGCCGTCGGTGAAGCAGTTCTTTGAAGCGGAGCGTCCGGAGTACGTATTTCTCGCCGCCGCGAAAGTTGGCGGCATCCACGCCAACAACACCTATCGCGCCGATTTTATCTATCAGAACCTGATGATCGAATCGAACATCATTCATGCCTCCTGCCGGCAAGGCGTGAAAAAGCTCATGTTTCTCGGATCGAGCTGTATTTATCCAAAATTTTCGCCCCAGCCCATGAAAGAGGAGCATCTGTTGACGGGTCTCCTCGAGCCGACCAACGAACCCTATGCCATCGCCAAAATCGCCGGTATCAAGATGTGCGATGCCTATAACCGCCAATACGGCACCAATTTCATGAGCGCCATGCCGACCAATCTTTATGGCCCGGGGGATAACTATGACCCGCAGAATTCGCATGTATTGCCGGCGCTTATTTACCGGATGCATAAAGCCAGAATGGAAGGTGCGAAAGAGGTAGTGGTGTGGGGGAGCGGTTTACCGAAACGCGAGTTCCTTTTCAGTGACGATGCGGCGGATGCCTGTGTCTATCTGATGGAAAAATATAACGCTTCCGAAATTGGCGAATTCGTCAATATCGGAGTAGGCAAGGAGATCGCCATCCATGAGCTGGCGGAGCTGATAGCTGACGTGGTTGGTTTTCAGGGAGAATTGGTGTTTGACAAGTCAAAACCTGATGGCACGCCGCGAAAGCTCCTCGATGTTTCGCGGATGCGGGCGCTCGGCTGGCAAGCCGCGACAGACTTCAGGGAAGGCATCACCAGGGCTTACACGGATTACCGGAAAAATGTCTTTAAAGCCGTTTGA
- a CDS encoding ABC transporter ATP-binding protein — translation MIRQSTARKIWELLLPAERQRAVILASLMMIAMVLEMVGVGMVIPALALLTQSDIAGKYPALRPTIELLGNPDQQTLVIGGMLVLVGVYFVKNLFIGFLTWQQSRFAFGLQARLSQRLFTDYLRQPYTFHLQRNSAQLIRNATGEVNVFTVNAVAPMMLLLSEVLVLLGLGGMLLAVEPIGTLIMTCVMGVATWGFLRITRGHIMRWGAARQYHEGLRIQHLQQGLGGAKDVKLLGRETEFLEQYRVHNAQSARVGQLQQTLLQLPRLWLELLAVSGLAILVLTMLAQGRALEAVLPMLGLFVAAAFRLLPSVNRVLGAMQMLKYGLPVIDTLHAELNLLPSTVHEAGSTKASFQNTLELRDVVYAYPGSSEPVITNLSFTIHRGESIGFIGSSGAGKSTLVDILLGLLAPDSGAVLVDGEDIQQRLRSWQNHIGYVPQTIFLTDDTLRRNVAFGLADEHIDEAAVQRAIGAAQLEDFVKSLPEGLDTLVGERGVRLSGGQRQRVGIARALYHDPSVLVLDEATSSLDTATERGVMEAVRALQGEKTVLIVAHRLSTVEHCDRLYRLERGRVAQQGAPDAIFPNRAINKT, via the coding sequence GTGATTCGGCAATCCACCGCGCGCAAAATCTGGGAGCTGCTGTTGCCGGCAGAACGCCAAAGAGCGGTTATATTGGCAAGCCTTATGATGATTGCCATGGTGCTGGAGATGGTCGGGGTGGGCATGGTGATTCCGGCTCTGGCGCTCCTGACGCAAAGCGATATTGCCGGAAAATATCCGGCGCTGCGGCCCACGATCGAGCTGCTCGGCAATCCAGACCAGCAAACCCTGGTGATTGGCGGGATGCTTGTGCTTGTAGGAGTTTATTTTGTGAAAAACCTGTTCATCGGTTTTCTCACATGGCAACAAAGCCGGTTTGCCTTTGGGTTGCAGGCCCGGCTTTCGCAACGATTGTTCACGGATTATCTTCGTCAACCCTATACCTTCCATTTGCAGCGAAATTCTGCACAGTTGATTCGCAATGCAACAGGGGAGGTTAACGTGTTCACGGTCAATGCCGTCGCGCCGATGATGCTGCTTCTCTCGGAGGTCCTCGTCCTCCTCGGCCTGGGCGGCATGTTGCTTGCCGTCGAGCCCATCGGTACTTTAATAATGACGTGCGTGATGGGAGTGGCCACATGGGGTTTTCTTCGTATCACGCGCGGGCATATCATGCGTTGGGGGGCGGCACGCCAGTATCACGAGGGGCTGCGTATCCAGCACCTGCAGCAAGGGCTGGGCGGCGCCAAGGACGTCAAGCTGCTTGGACGCGAGACCGAGTTCCTGGAGCAATATCGCGTACACAACGCCCAAAGCGCGCGAGTCGGGCAGTTGCAGCAGACTTTGCTGCAACTGCCGCGTCTGTGGCTGGAACTGCTGGCGGTCAGCGGGCTCGCCATTCTGGTGTTGACCATGCTGGCGCAAGGCCGTGCGCTGGAAGCCGTTCTCCCCATGCTGGGCCTCTTCGTGGCCGCGGCATTTCGACTCCTGCCATCGGTAAATCGCGTGCTGGGGGCCATGCAAATGCTCAAATACGGATTGCCGGTCATAGATACGCTGCATGCCGAACTCAATCTGCTTCCGTCGACGGTTCACGAAGCCGGGTCCACGAAAGCGTCCTTCCAGAATACCCTGGAGCTGAGAGATGTCGTTTACGCTTATCCGGGCTCGTCAGAACCGGTGATCACGAATCTCTCGTTTACCATCCATCGCGGTGAGTCCATTGGATTCATCGGATCGAGCGGCGCCGGGAAGAGCACATTGGTAGACATCTTGCTTGGCTTGCTCGCTCCTGACAGCGGAGCAGTTCTGGTGGATGGCGAGGATATCCAGCAGCGCCTGCGAAGCTGGCAGAACCATATTGGTTATGTGCCACAAACCATCTTTCTTACAGACGATACACTCCGGCGCAACGTCGCCTTCGGATTGGCGGACGAGCATATTGACGAAGCGGCTGTGCAGCGCGCCATAGGTGCCGCACAGCTGGAAGATTTTGTTAAGAGCCTGCCGGAAGGACTGGATACCCTGGTAGGAGAGCGCGGCGTCCGTTTGTCCGGTGGCCAACGCCAGCGCGTTGGCATTGCGCGTGCCCTGTATCACGATCCCAGTGTTCTGGTGCTGGATGAGGCGACCAGTTCGCTTGATACAGCCACGGAGCGTGGTGTGATGGAGGCGGTGCGCGCTCTCCAGGGGGAAAAGACTGTTCTCATTGTTGCGCACCGATTGAGCACCGTGGAACACTGCGACCGGTTGTATCGACTCGAGCGGGGGCGCGTGGCGCAGCAGGGCGCGCCGGATGCGATATTCCCCAATCGCGCAATCAACAAGACATAG
- a CDS encoding NAD-dependent 4,6-dehydratase LegB produces the protein MVSGFRKVLVTGADGFIGSHLTEALISKGYNVRAFVLYNSFNSWGWLDNIPKTVRDSLDVFAGDIRDPHGVKTAMQGCDAILHLAALIAIPYSYHSPDTYVDTNIKGTLNVLQAARELGVRRVIHTSTSEVYGTARFVPITEEHPLQGQSPYSASKIAADQLAYSFYASFGLPVMIARPFNTYGPRQSARAVIPTIITQIASGQRRLRLGAVTPTRDFNYVQDTVAGFMAALESGNGIGEVVNFGSNFEISIAETARLIAEIMGTEIEIVSDEARLRPQNSEVERLLADNTKAKRLFDWSPAYGGRQGFRRGLTETAAWFQDPANLSGYKADRYNV, from the coding sequence ATGGTTTCTGGATTTCGAAAAGTTCTTGTTACCGGCGCCGACGGCTTCATCGGTTCTCACCTCACGGAAGCGCTGATCAGCAAGGGTTACAATGTCCGTGCGTTTGTACTGTATAACTCATTTAACTCATGGGGCTGGCTGGACAATATCCCGAAGACGGTTCGCGACTCTCTCGATGTTTTCGCCGGCGATATCCGTGATCCACATGGCGTAAAGACCGCCATGCAGGGTTGCGACGCCATCCTGCATCTGGCCGCGCTGATCGCCATTCCTTATTCTTATCATTCTCCGGATACCTATGTGGACACCAATATCAAGGGGACGCTGAACGTGCTGCAGGCAGCGCGGGAATTGGGGGTGCGTCGCGTGATTCACACCTCCACCAGCGAGGTCTATGGTACAGCTCGCTTCGTGCCGATTACCGAGGAACATCCGCTGCAGGGGCAGTCTCCCTATTCGGCCTCGAAAATTGCTGCGGATCAGCTTGCCTACTCCTTCTATGCCTCCTTTGGTCTGCCGGTGATGATTGCCCGCCCCTTTAACACCTACGGCCCGCGACAATCGGCGAGGGCGGTGATCCCCACAATCATCACACAGATAGCCAGTGGCCAACGCCGACTCCGCCTCGGCGCGGTTACCCCGACCCGTGACTTCAACTATGTGCAGGATACCGTTGCCGGCTTTATGGCGGCCCTGGAATCCGGGAACGGGATCGGCGAAGTGGTGAACTTCGGCAGCAATTTTGAAATTTCCATCGCTGAAACGGCAAGGTTAATCGCCGAAATCATGGGCACGGAAATAGAAATCGTGTCCGATGAGGCGCGCTTGCGACCGCAAAACTCGGAAGTGGAACGGCTCCTGGCCGACAACACCAAAGCCAAAAGGTTGTTTGACTGGTCCCCGGCTTATGGTGGCCGCCAGGGGTTCAGGCGCGGCTTGACCGAAACCGCCGCATGGTTCCAGGATCCTGCCAATCTCTCCGGCTACAAGGCTGATCGCTATAACGTCTGA
- a CDS encoding LegC family aminotransferase, whose amino-acid sequence MSSLDQVLLHGLQKVLGAPDRLIALHEPEFGGNESALLQECLNSTFVSSVGKYVDQFEAMLSEFTGARHAVAVVNGTAALHIALKLAGVQVNDEVLVPAVCFVATANAVVHCGAVPHFVDSHFDNLGVDSSALAEYLQAIAEPAPQGLRNRRTGRRIAALVPMHTFGHPVDMASLLEVSERYGLPVVEDAAESLGSTYQGQHTGTFGKLGVLSFNGNKIITTGGGGAILTNDAELARHAKHLTTTAKRPHRWEFFHDEVAWNYRLPNLNAALGCAQMERLQDLLARKRELASRYLAVFENGDGIRFIAEPAGCRSNYWLNSARLEKPDMKARDRLLTVANDAGYQCRPIWTLLHKLPMYIDCPRAALPVAERLEASLINLPSSAKLASLRQ is encoded by the coding sequence GTGAGTTCACTGGATCAGGTTTTGTTGCATGGATTGCAGAAGGTGTTGGGCGCGCCCGACCGGCTGATCGCCCTGCATGAGCCGGAATTCGGCGGAAATGAAAGCGCGCTGCTCCAGGAATGCCTGAATTCCACTTTTGTGTCCTCGGTCGGCAAATATGTCGACCAATTCGAGGCCATGTTGTCCGAGTTCACCGGCGCGAGGCACGCGGTGGCGGTGGTCAACGGCACGGCGGCGCTGCACATCGCGCTCAAGCTTGCCGGGGTGCAGGTCAACGACGAAGTGCTCGTGCCCGCGGTTTGTTTCGTGGCGACCGCGAATGCCGTTGTCCACTGTGGCGCCGTACCGCATTTCGTGGACAGTCACTTCGATAATTTGGGCGTTGATTCATCCGCCCTGGCAGAATATTTACAGGCCATCGCAGAACCGGCGCCTCAGGGCCTGCGCAATCGCCGCACCGGCCGCCGCATTGCGGCGCTCGTGCCCATGCATACCTTTGGTCACCCGGTGGACATGGCGTCATTGCTCGAAGTGAGCGAGCGCTACGGCCTGCCCGTGGTGGAAGACGCTGCCGAGTCGCTCGGCAGCACTTATCAGGGGCAGCACACAGGCACCTTCGGAAAACTGGGAGTGCTCAGTTTTAACGGCAATAAAATCATCACCACGGGCGGGGGCGGCGCCATTTTGACGAACGACGCGGAGCTGGCGCGACACGCCAAGCACCTTACCACCACCGCCAAGCGCCCCCATCGCTGGGAGTTTTTCCATGACGAAGTAGCCTGGAACTATCGTCTGCCGAACCTGAATGCCGCCCTCGGTTGTGCCCAGATGGAACGCTTGCAGGATCTTCTCGCGCGCAAGCGCGAGCTGGCGTCACGGTATCTGGCGGTGTTCGAGAATGGCGATGGTATCCGGTTCATCGCCGAACCCGCCGGTTGCCGCAGCAATTATTGGCTCAATTCGGCGCGGCTGGAAAAGCCCGATATGAAAGCCCGAGACCGGTTACTGACCGTTGCCAACGATGCCGGCTATCAGTGTCGACCGATCTGGACGCTTCTGCACAAGTTGCCGATGTACATCGATTGTCCTCGTGCCGCGCTGCCGGTGGCGGAGCGGCTGGAGGCGAGCTTGATCAATCTGCCGAGCAGCGCAAAGCTGGCGAGCCTCCGGCAGTGA
- the neuC gene encoding UDP-N-acetylglucosamine 2-epimerase, producing the protein MTHKRKICIVTGTRAEYGLLYWLMKEVSADADMHLQVVATGTHLSPEFGLTYQQIEADGFTIDAKVEMLLSSDSPIGITKSIGLGVIGFADTLQRLRPDILVLLGDRFEILAAAQAAMVARVPIAHISGGETTEGAFDEAIRHAVTKLAQWHFVAAEPYRKRVVQMGEAPERVFNSGAPGLDHLANLSWLDRSRLEKDMGITLGKPLFLVTYHPVTLSEASPVVAMNELLTALDQFPEATVIFTYPNADTGGRMLIDRINAWASLHPDRARAFVSLGHQHYLSLMREADVIIGNSSSGISEAPALRKATVNLGNRQKGRLKATSVIDAMETAADITDAIKKALSGEFRRNLANTVSLYGVGNASAKIKEILKTVPLRVLKSFFDIKHEY; encoded by the coding sequence GTGACCCACAAGCGAAAAATCTGCATCGTTACCGGCACCCGGGCGGAATACGGGCTGCTTTACTGGCTGATGAAGGAAGTGAGCGCGGATGCCGATATGCATCTGCAGGTCGTCGCCACCGGTACGCATCTCTCGCCCGAGTTTGGCCTGACCTATCAGCAAATCGAAGCCGACGGTTTCACCATCGACGCCAAGGTCGAGATGCTGCTGTCGTCCGATTCTCCCATTGGCATAACCAAGTCCATCGGGCTGGGCGTCATCGGCTTTGCCGATACGCTGCAACGGCTCCGTCCCGATATCCTGGTGTTACTGGGAGACCGTTTCGAGATTCTGGCGGCAGCCCAGGCGGCGATGGTGGCGAGAGTACCGATCGCCCACATATCCGGTGGCGAGACAACGGAAGGTGCGTTTGACGAAGCCATCCGTCACGCGGTCACCAAGCTGGCACAATGGCATTTTGTTGCCGCCGAGCCTTATCGGAAACGCGTGGTGCAAATGGGGGAAGCGCCGGAGCGCGTGTTCAATTCGGGCGCACCCGGACTTGACCATCTTGCCAATCTGTCCTGGCTCGATCGCTCCAGGCTGGAAAAGGACATGGGAATCACCCTGGGGAAGCCGCTATTTCTGGTTACGTATCACCCTGTTACCCTGAGCGAGGCAAGTCCGGTAGTGGCCATGAATGAATTGCTGACCGCCCTTGATCAGTTTCCCGAGGCGACCGTGATCTTCACATACCCTAACGCGGACACGGGCGGCCGCATGCTGATCGATCGCATTAATGCCTGGGCCAGCCTGCATCCAGACAGAGCAAGGGCCTTTGTCTCGCTGGGGCACCAGCACTATCTGAGCCTGATGCGCGAAGCCGATGTAATAATCGGAAATTCCTCCAGTGGAATCAGTGAAGCGCCGGCGCTCAGGAAAGCAACGGTCAATCTGGGCAATCGGCAGAAGGGCAGACTGAAGGCCACTTCGGTGATCGATGCGATGGAGACCGCTGCCGATATTACTGATGCCATTAAAAAAGCCCTTTCCGGCGAATTTCGCCGCAACCTTGCCAATACGGTGTCGCTTTACGGCGTTGGAAATGCCAGTGCCAAAATCAAGGAGATTTTGAAAACGGTTCCACTGCGCGTTCTGAAAAGTTTCTTTGATATCAAACATGAATACTGA
- the neuB gene encoding N-acetylneuraminate synthase — MNTDSTTFIIAEAGVNHNGSLDLGRRLIDVAVAAGADAVKFQTFRAEQVASRHAPKAEYQAHATGKTETQLEMIRKLELSEADHAALIAHAGSRGITFLSTPFDLPSLRLLTERFGMKTIKIPSGEITNAPFLLEIAQVATRVILSTGMSTLAEVEAALEMLAFGFTRQSGMVPDRDAIARSFATAAGQQALRDRVTLLHCTTEYPAPYAEVNLRAMDTLAAAFGLPVGYSDHTPGIHISVAAVARGARVIEKHFTLDSNLPGPDHKASLEPDELRRLVSAIRDVEQARGDGIKRPTESEWKNRHVARKSLVASRAIKKGEVFTAGNLVCKRPGSGISPMQWYAVLGRVAPRAFDEDELIELDGGNNESRPD; from the coding sequence ATGAATACTGATTCGACAACCTTCATCATCGCCGAAGCCGGGGTGAATCATAATGGTTCCCTCGACCTGGGAAGGCGCTTGATAGATGTCGCTGTCGCCGCCGGTGCGGATGCCGTGAAGTTTCAAACCTTCCGCGCCGAGCAAGTCGCCAGTCGTCACGCCCCCAAGGCCGAGTACCAGGCGCATGCCACCGGCAAGACTGAAACCCAGCTCGAAATGATCCGCAAGCTCGAGCTCAGCGAGGCAGACCATGCCGCCCTGATCGCCCATGCCGGTTCACGGGGAATTACCTTTCTCTCCACGCCCTTTGACTTGCCCAGCCTGCGATTGCTCACGGAACGCTTCGGGATGAAGACCATCAAGATCCCTTCCGGGGAAATCACCAATGCACCTTTCCTGCTCGAGATTGCGCAGGTGGCAACGCGCGTGATTCTGTCCACCGGTATGAGCACCCTGGCGGAAGTGGAAGCGGCCCTGGAGATGCTGGCCTTCGGTTTCACCCGGCAATCCGGAATGGTTCCCGACCGCGATGCCATCGCCCGCAGTTTTGCCACCGCCGCCGGTCAGCAGGCATTGCGCGACCGGGTGACCTTGCTGCATTGCACCACGGAATATCCCGCCCCGTACGCCGAGGTGAACCTGCGAGCCATGGACACACTGGCGGCGGCTTTCGGCCTGCCGGTGGGTTATTCCGATCATACCCCGGGAATACACATCTCCGTGGCAGCCGTCGCCCGGGGGGCGCGAGTGATAGAAAAACACTTCACGCTGGACAGCAATCTTCCCGGACCTGACCACAAGGCATCACTGGAGCCGGATGAGCTGCGTCGGCTGGTCAGCGCTATCCGTGATGTGGAGCAGGCCCGGGGCGATGGTATCAAGCGCCCCACGGAATCTGAATGGAAGAATCGCCATGTCGCCCGTAAAAGCCTGGTGGCAAGCAGAGCGATCAAGAAAGGTGAAGTGTTTACCGCCGGGAATCTTGTCTGCAAGCGCCCGGGGAGCGGGATTTCGCCCATGCAATGGTACGCCGTGCTGGGGCGAGTCGCTCCACGCGCGTTCGACGAGGACGAGTTGATTGAACTCGACGGCGGCAACAATGAGTCCAGGCCGGACTGA